CGATCATCTCTCGGTGCCGCTACCCACGATCAAGACCCGCATCCGCGACGGGCTGAAGAGATTGGAGAAGTGTTTGTCCGGGGAACCCACCGATGGTTGACACGTCGCCGCGGTCGGAGGCGGACCTCATCGACCTCGCCTACCCGTGCGCGCTGGACGCGGTGGCCGATATCGAGCGCAGGCATATCGATGCCCGCCTGGCCGCCGCGGACCCGGACGTGCGGCAAGCCTTCTCCGACACCGTCTGGCAGGTGCGCGACGTCATGGGGCGGCTGGCCGTGCTCGACGAGCTCGCGCCGCCGCCGGAGCTGGAAGATCGCATCCTCGCCGCGCTGCCCGACCCGGCGACTCGATCCATCCGGCGTAGTGCGACGTGGCGGCGGACGCTGCGCTGGGCGGCACCGATCGCGGCCGCGGCGTGTCTGGTGATCGGTGGCAGCGTGCTGACCGCGCAGTTCATGGGCAACCCGTCGGACCCAGCCGCCGCCGACCAACAGCAGATACACCCGGAGGCGCGGACGGTCAGCGGATCGTTCGCAGGCGGCGGTCTGCTCATGGTGGACGTCTCGCCTGAACTCGGGCGCGCGGTCGTCGTCTTCGACCAGGTCGCGCCGCCGCCCTCGGGGCAGGTGTATCAGGTGTGGCTGGTCGGCTCCGATGGACGACCCCGCTCCGTCGGCGTGCTGAGCGACCTGCCGTCGACCGTCCGGCCGTTCGTCACGGGTTTCCGGTCGGGTGAGGTGCTCGCGGTGAGCGTGGAACCGGACGGCGGCTCGGACGCGCCCAGCGGCGATCCGGTCGTGGGTGTGACACTGCCCTGAGGGCGCCTAGATCTCCACCGGCTGGTCGCCGACGACTCGGCCGCCCAGATGGACCCACCCGTCGGAATCCCACCGGGTGAACAACTGCGAGCCTTTGCCCTGCGTGATGACCAAGCCCTTGCGCAGCAACGCCGTCAAAGCCACGGCCGCGGCTCCGGTCGCCTCGTCCTCGGTGATCCCCATGGTGGGAGCGAACATGCGTGAGCGCAGGGCGGCGCGGTGTTCGTCGGTCCACGCCCACAAGTAATGGGGGCCGCCGGGGAACTCGTCCGGTCGCAGGGTCGCCAGTTCCTCGGCGTCCTCGAGTTGATGGAAGGTGAACGCGGGCGCCCATTCGCCGCGAGCGGTGATCCAGGTCAGACCCTCCGTGAGTTCCACCGCCACCGGGCCGGCCGGAACGTCCAGTACCCGCACGGGGATGCCCTGCGACGCGAGCCACCACGCGGTGCCGACCGACGGGTGCCCCGCGAAGGGCAGCTCCATCGTGGGGGTGTAGATCCGCACCGCTACCGTGTCGTGCACCGGTTCCTCGACCACCACGGTCTCGCTGTATCCGGCTTTGGCCGCCAGCGCCTGCCGATCGACCGCGGCCACGTCGGCCGCCCGCGCGATGCCCAACTCGTTGCCGTACCGTCCGGCGGCGTCGGTGAACACTCGCACCACATCGACCTGTGTGCTCATGCTCGCCGAGCCTACCCGGATGCCGTGGACCGAGCTGTCGCCGGATCACATCGGAACGCGAAAGAGGCCCCTGCCGCAGGGCAGGGGCCTCTTTTTCAGCGAAATCAGA
Above is a genomic segment from Nocardia sputorum containing:
- a CDS encoding anti-sigma factor, giving the protein MVDTSPRSEADLIDLAYPCALDAVADIERRHIDARLAAADPDVRQAFSDTVWQVRDVMGRLAVLDELAPPPELEDRILAALPDPATRSIRRSATWRRTLRWAAPIAAAACLVIGGSVLTAQFMGNPSDPAAADQQQIHPEARTVSGSFAGGGLLMVDVSPELGRAVVVFDQVAPPPSGQVYQVWLVGSDGRPRSVGVLSDLPSTVRPFVTGFRSGEVLAVSVEPDGGSDAPSGDPVVGVTLP
- a CDS encoding PhzF family phenazine biosynthesis protein, translated to MSTQVDVVRVFTDAAGRYGNELGIARAADVAAVDRQALAAKAGYSETVVVEEPVHDTVAVRIYTPTMELPFAGHPSVGTAWWLASQGIPVRVLDVPAGPVAVELTEGLTWITARGEWAPAFTFHQLEDAEELATLRPDEFPGGPHYLWAWTDEHRAALRSRMFAPTMGITEDEATGAAAVALTALLRKGLVITQGKGSQLFTRWDSDGWVHLGGRVVGDQPVEI